One genomic window of Desulfurella sp. includes the following:
- the sucD gene encoding succinate--CoA ligase subunit alpha, which translates to MSILINTSTKAIVQGLGKQGILHTKLCLQYGSKIVAGVSFGKSYVEGLDIPVFNCVYEALQHVNADTSLIFVPANSAADAILEAQDAGIKLAIVITEGIPLQDMLKVKAFAQKSDMKIIGPNTPGIISPNECKLGIMPEQIFNKGNIGLVSRSGTLMYEIALQLKEAGYGISTALGIGGDAVLGMSFAEVLNFFENDPQTKCVIMIGEIGGNLEIKALDTIKSMSKKVIAYIAGKNAPKQKKMGHAGAIVYIKDES; encoded by the coding sequence TTGAGTATATTAATTAACACATCAACTAAAGCAATAGTACAGGGTCTTGGCAAGCAGGGTATATTGCATACAAAACTTTGCTTACAATACGGTTCAAAAATTGTAGCAGGTGTTAGCTTTGGTAAATCATACGTTGAAGGACTTGACATCCCTGTTTTTAATTGTGTCTATGAAGCACTACAACATGTAAATGCAGATACAAGTTTAATATTTGTGCCTGCAAATAGTGCTGCAGATGCCATATTAGAAGCCCAAGATGCGGGTATAAAACTAGCGATTGTAATAACAGAAGGCATACCCTTGCAAGATATGTTAAAAGTCAAAGCATTTGCACAAAAAAGTGACATGAAAATCATTGGTCCAAATACACCAGGTATAATATCACCAAATGAATGCAAGCTTGGTATCATGCCAGAGCAAATATTTAACAAAGGCAATATTGGCCTAGTTTCAAGGTCAGGTACGCTTATGTACGAGATTGCCCTGCAGTTAAAAGAAGCAGGTTATGGTATTTCGACAGCTTTAGGTATTGGTGGTGATGCAGTTTTGGGTATGAGTTTTGCTGAGGTATTAAATTTTTTTGAAAATGATCCCCAAACTAAATGCGTTATTATGATTGGCGAAATTGGCGGAAATTTAGAAATTAAAGCCCTAGATACAATAAAAAGCATGTCAAAAAAAGTTATTGCATATATTGCTGGCAAAAATGCACCAAAACAAAAAAAGATGGGTCATGCTGGAGCAATTGTTTATATAAAAGATGAATCT
- the sucC gene encoding ADP-forming succinate--CoA ligase subunit beta yields the protein MNIHEYQAKELLVRYGVNIPKGFVVTNTKQIDSIPFETGKTYIAKVQVHAGARNKAGGIQKIYNKQEAISFCKKFLGKRIITPQTPKEGKIVSAVYIEEALLGNQELYVSIFADRNNQCNTILVSKEGGIDIQETFKVSKSNTVCIDPLLGFSKFYAKKATCAFNFEKDKANNFVVLISKLFMLYKDIDAELLEINPLLDTGSDFFALDAKIVIDDNALFRQEKILSYTDILQQEPLEFQASQNNLNYVRLDGNIAMVVNGAGLAMACLDTIEDFGGKCANFLDIKGSATKESIFKALEIIHQDTRVKVIFVNIIGGIVRCDIVAQALVDFCNAYSFNLPIVARLEGANKKEAIDILNAYKKSNISMAKNLREGIEKTILLAGEKN from the coding sequence ATGAATATACACGAGTATCAGGCAAAAGAACTATTAGTAAGATATGGTGTAAATATACCTAAAGGTTTTGTCGTAACAAATACGAAACAAATAGATAGCATACCATTTGAAACAGGTAAAACCTACATTGCAAAAGTACAGGTTCACGCAGGAGCAAGAAACAAAGCTGGGGGCATTCAAAAGATTTATAATAAGCAAGAAGCTATTAGCTTCTGTAAAAAATTCTTAGGCAAACGCATAATAACGCCCCAAACGCCAAAAGAAGGAAAAATTGTATCTGCTGTCTATATTGAAGAAGCTCTACTGGGTAATCAAGAGCTATATGTAAGCATTTTTGCAGATAGAAACAATCAATGCAATACTATACTTGTTTCAAAAGAAGGTGGAATAGATATTCAAGAAACCTTCAAAGTAAGCAAAAGCAATACGGTCTGTATAGATCCACTTCTGGGTTTTTCCAAATTTTACGCAAAAAAAGCGACATGCGCTTTTAATTTTGAAAAAGATAAAGCAAATAATTTTGTAGTTTTAATATCAAAACTTTTTATGCTTTACAAAGATATCGATGCAGAACTTTTAGAAATAAACCCTTTGCTTGATACCGGTAGTGATTTTTTTGCACTTGATGCAAAAATTGTAATAGATGATAACGCACTTTTTAGACAGGAAAAAATCCTGTCATATACAGACATATTACAACAAGAGCCCCTTGAGTTTCAAGCAAGCCAAAATAACTTAAATTATGTAAGGCTAGATGGAAATATTGCTATGGTGGTTAATGGGGCAGGACTTGCAATGGCTTGTTTGGATACAATAGAAGACTTCGGTGGCAAATGCGCAAATTTTTTGGATATAAAAGGCAGTGCTACCAAAGAATCAATTTTTAAAGCGTTAGAGATTATCCACCAGGATACAAGGGTAAAAGTTATATTTGTCAATATTATTGGAGGCATTGTAAGATGCGATATAGTTGCACAAGCTTTGGTTGATTTCTGCAATGCCTATAGCTTTAATTTGCCGATTGTTGCTAGACTTGAAGGTGCAAACAAAAAAGAAGCAATTGATATTTTAAATGCTTATAAAAAAAGCAACATCAGTATGGCAAAAAACTTAAGAGAAGGCATTGAAAAAACCATACTTCTTGCTGGAGAAAAAAATTGA
- the rimO gene encoding 30S ribosomal protein S12 methylthiotransferase RimO: MKCYVISLGCPKNLVDTENILYNFSKQNIEFVYDPEKADILFVNTCAFIQKAIKESVNTILEVAQNKKENQKLVVAGCLISRFKNQIESQIPEIDVFVDTNSTNFVNLNKKFNYCDFVKPFGIEERIITTYPYAYLRISDGCHHNCSFCTIPQIRGPYRQKNPEYIKSEFIQLLEKGIREIVLIAQDTSCYNNNNLSKLLKDLSKIEGNYWIRVLYLYPSSITDDLIDTIASTPSIVPYFDIPLQHVSDKILKLMQRNYDKKFICNLFDKLLKYDVAIRSTFIIGFPHEEEKDFNEILDFINNYRIDRLGAFEYSKEENTKSATYGNVVAYNTKRKRKALLLDTQKRLSKKNLERFIGKKLKVIIDGPKIARSFLDAPEIDGLVKLKRERQVGNFEDIVISKSSFYDLYE; encoded by the coding sequence ATGAAATGCTATGTGATAAGTTTAGGTTGCCCAAAAAATTTGGTTGACACAGAAAATATACTTTATAACTTTTCAAAACAAAATATTGAATTTGTATACGATCCAGAGAAAGCTGATATATTGTTTGTTAACACTTGCGCTTTTATACAAAAGGCTATTAAAGAATCTGTTAATACAATTTTAGAAGTCGCTCAAAACAAAAAAGAAAATCAAAAACTTGTAGTGGCAGGCTGTCTTATAAGCAGATTTAAAAATCAAATTGAATCGCAAATACCAGAAATTGATGTGTTTGTTGATACAAACAGTACAAATTTTGTTAATTTAAACAAAAAATTTAATTACTGCGATTTTGTAAAACCATTCGGCATTGAAGAAAGAATAATTACAACGTACCCTTATGCATATTTACGCATATCCGATGGATGTCACCACAATTGCAGTTTTTGCACAATACCTCAAATAAGAGGTCCATACAGACAAAAAAATCCAGAATATATAAAAAGCGAATTTATCCAATTGCTTGAAAAAGGTATAAGAGAAATTGTTCTTATAGCTCAAGACACCTCCTGTTACAATAACAATAACCTCTCAAAGCTCTTAAAAGATTTATCTAAAATTGAAGGCAATTACTGGATAAGGGTACTCTACCTGTATCCATCTTCCATAACTGACGACTTAATAGACACAATTGCCTCAACACCCAGCATTGTGCCATATTTTGATATACCACTTCAGCATGTAAGTGATAAAATATTAAAACTCATGCAAAGAAACTATGATAAGAAATTTATCTGCAATTTATTTGATAAACTTTTGAAATATGATGTTGCTATACGATCAACTTTTATTATAGGTTTCCCTCACGAAGAAGAAAAAGATTTTAATGAAATTTTGGATTTTATAAACAATTACAGGATTGATAGGCTTGGAGCATTTGAATACTCAAAAGAAGAAAATACAAAAAGTGCCACTTATGGTAATGTTGTTGCCTATAATACAAAAAGAAAAAGAAAAGCACTATTACTTGATACACAAAAAAGATTAAGCAAAAAAAACTTAGAACGATTTATTGGCAAAAAATTAAAAGTGATTATAGATGGTCCAAAAATAGCAAGAAGCTTTTTAGATGCACCTGAGATTGACGGTTTAGTTAAACTAAAAAGAGAAAGGCAAGTAGGAAATTTTGAAGATATAGTAATATCAAAGTCAAGCTTCTACGACCTCTACGAATAA
- the purL gene encoding phosphoribosylformylglycinamidine synthase subunit PurL, translating into MKKHFLDSEELAILENRLKRKPTEIEEAIIFSLWSEHCSYKSSKIHLKKLPTKSDKVVIGPGENAGVIDIGDGYVAVFKMESHNHPSYIDPYNGAATGVGGILRDVFTMGARPVLNMDALFFGSLNHSKTPYLLDGVVRGVGDYGNCVGVPTASGQTMFLDCYNNNILVNAFTLGITKKEKIFLSIAKTVGADVIYVGSKTGKDGIHGATMASSSFDEESIKNRPTVQIGDPFTEKLLIEACLEVMDKSLVEAIQDMGAAGLTSSAFEMVEKGGLGVELYLDNVPLRESMTPLEIMLSESQERMLIIAEPKNSKEILDIFKKWSLDATIIGKVIKDKKVVLYYKNDIVGEFDLNLIEAPVYDRKYKKPAYIDKINKEIELETPDDLSSKLLSLLSSPNLCDKSPIFEQYDSTVQTNTLKGPEGDACAIAVKQTGMAVFASTSVNPIYCYLDPYNGSAIAVLESYRNIIASGGNPIAITDCLNFGNPQNPEIMWQFVQSIEGIKDTCAKLNTPVVSGNVSLYNETTSQNIFPTPTIAMVGVSNMQDVLKSQFQFANNTIVLLNDIELNLGASQYLYWFYNKIDGKIPDPKVKLHLSLKKFFDIAHKKYRLIVSAKDISMGGLACCLASMCENNIGCDIKININSNPHEFLFSESQANIIIEIKNQDFDTIESIAYESGINAYRLGFTTQEQTLKINDLINVPIDDIKKAKSATLRKVLS; encoded by the coding sequence ATGAAAAAACATTTTCTTGATTCAGAAGAGTTAGCCATACTTGAAAACAGACTTAAAAGAAAACCAACGGAAATTGAAGAGGCAATAATTTTTTCGCTATGGAGTGAGCATTGCAGTTACAAATCATCAAAAATTCATTTAAAAAAACTTCCAACAAAATCTGATAAGGTTGTCATAGGTCCTGGAGAAAATGCAGGCGTAATTGATATTGGAGATGGTTATGTAGCTGTTTTTAAAATGGAATCTCATAATCATCCGTCTTATATAGATCCATATAACGGTGCTGCAACTGGTGTTGGAGGTATATTAAGGGATGTCTTTACTATGGGTGCAAGACCGGTGCTCAATATGGATGCGCTATTTTTTGGATCATTAAATCATTCAAAAACGCCATATTTACTTGACGGTGTTGTAAGAGGTGTTGGTGATTACGGCAATTGCGTTGGAGTTCCCACTGCAAGCGGTCAAACTATGTTTTTGGATTGCTATAACAATAATATTCTGGTTAATGCATTTACTTTAGGTATAACTAAAAAAGAAAAGATTTTTTTGAGCATAGCAAAAACAGTTGGTGCAGATGTGATATACGTGGGATCAAAAACAGGCAAAGACGGTATACATGGCGCCACTATGGCTTCAAGTTCGTTTGACGAAGAATCAATAAAAAACAGACCAACTGTCCAAATTGGAGACCCTTTTACAGAAAAGCTATTAATAGAAGCCTGCTTAGAGGTAATGGATAAATCTTTAGTTGAAGCGATACAGGATATGGGTGCAGCAGGCCTTACTTCCAGTGCATTTGAGATGGTTGAAAAAGGTGGCTTAGGTGTTGAATTGTATCTTGATAATGTGCCTTTGAGAGAATCAATGACACCGCTTGAAATAATGTTGTCTGAAAGCCAGGAGCGAATGCTTATAATAGCTGAGCCTAAAAATAGTAAAGAGATTTTAGACATATTTAAAAAATGGAGTTTAGATGCAACTATTATAGGAAAAGTAATAAAAGACAAAAAAGTCGTTCTTTACTACAAAAATGATATTGTAGGGGAGTTTGACTTAAACTTAATTGAAGCACCTGTTTATGATAGAAAATATAAAAAACCTGCCTACATTGATAAAATAAACAAAGAGATTGAACTTGAAACACCTGATGACTTATCAAGCAAGCTTTTGTCGTTGCTTTCAAGCCCAAATTTATGCGATAAATCGCCAATTTTTGAACAATATGACTCAACAGTCCAAACAAATACACTAAAGGGACCAGAAGGCGATGCATGCGCAATAGCTGTAAAGCAAACAGGTATGGCTGTTTTTGCAAGTACAAGCGTAAACCCCATATATTGTTATCTTGATCCTTATAATGGATCTGCTATAGCTGTGCTGGAAAGTTATAGAAATATAATTGCAAGCGGCGGAAATCCTATTGCTATTACTGATTGTCTTAATTTCGGAAACCCACAAAACCCAGAAATTATGTGGCAGTTTGTGCAATCCATTGAAGGCATAAAAGATACATGTGCTAAATTAAATACACCTGTTGTAAGCGGAAATGTAAGTTTATATAACGAAACAACTTCACAAAACATATTTCCAACGCCTACAATTGCAATGGTTGGTGTCTCAAATATGCAAGATGTGCTTAAAAGCCAATTTCAATTTGCTAATAATACTATAGTCTTACTTAATGATATAGAATTAAACCTGGGTGCAAGCCAGTATCTTTATTGGTTCTACAATAAAATAGATGGTAAAATCCCTGACCCAAAAGTCAAACTGCATTTATCTTTAAAAAAATTTTTTGATATCGCACATAAAAAATACAGACTAATTGTCAGCGCAAAAGATATTTCAATGGGCGGGCTTGCATGCTGTTTGGCTTCTATGTGCGAAAACAATATTGGGTGCGATATTAAAATCAATATAAATTCCAACCCACACGAGTTTTTATTTAGCGAGTCTCAAGCAAACATTATAATTGAAATTAAAAATCAAGACTTTGACACTATAGAATCCATTGCTTATGAAAGCGGAATAAATGCATATAGGTTAGGCTTTACCACACAAGAACAGACTCTAAAAATAAACGATTTAATAAATGTACCCATTGATGATATAAAAAAAGCAAAAAGTGCTACACTTAGAAAAGTTTTATCATGA
- the rpe gene encoding ribulose-phosphate 3-epimerase, with product MTQIKLLASILSCNFLRLENEIKEIQNSGCDLIHLDIMDGHFVPNITIGPDIVKQIHSISNLDLDVHLMVENPSFWVEKFANAGAYSISVHQEADIHLNRLISTIKEKKVRALVSINPATSPTVLDYILDYVDGVLVMSVNPGFGGQVFIENSLRKIEYLAKYRYTNNLDYVIQVDGGVNLNNIKSLIDAGTNEIIVGSALFNKGVHEFVRKFKELTRIVV from the coding sequence ATGACACAAATTAAACTTTTAGCTTCAATTTTATCATGTAATTTTTTAAGACTTGAAAATGAAATTAAAGAGATTCAAAATTCGGGTTGCGATTTGATTCATTTAGATATTATGGATGGTCATTTTGTACCAAACATAACTATAGGACCAGATATTGTAAAACAAATTCATTCAATCTCAAATCTAGATCTAGATGTCCATCTTATGGTAGAAAATCCATCTTTTTGGGTAGAAAAATTCGCAAATGCAGGCGCTTATTCTATAAGCGTGCATCAAGAAGCGGACATTCATCTAAACAGACTTATTAGCACTATTAAAGAAAAAAAAGTAAGAGCTTTAGTTTCCATAAACCCTGCAACTTCTCCTACTGTTTTAGATTACATTTTAGATTATGTTGATGGCGTTCTTGTTATGTCTGTAAATCCAGGATTTGGTGGTCAGGTATTTATTGAAAATAGCTTAAGAAAAATAGAGTATTTAGCAAAATACAGATACACAAATAATCTTGATTATGTTATACAGGTAGATGGTGGTGTAAATCTAAATAATATTAAAAGCTTAATAGATGCAGGAACAAACGAAATTATTGTAGGAAGCGCCTTATTTAATAAAGGTGTACATGAATTTGTTAGAAAATTCAAAGAATTAACGAGGATTGTAGTATGA
- a CDS encoding CBS domain-containing protein: FKITSPIVSTFTSIINLFKRFFFKNLKQENVLTITEKEFKNIVASSKNIFDKQEQQMIENVFEFEEKQIKDIMIPLRKVLMFEANTRIESFIKHLSNLKYNRIPIYKQKRNNVVGVLYVKDLIKKKWAFDIDKNQTILSIARKPIFINYSIKIDRAFKFMIKRKSHLLIVVDDHRSSIGVVSLQDIMEEIVGEIENDTN; encoded by the coding sequence TTTAAAATAACTTCGCCTATTGTTAGTACTTTTACCAGTATAATTAATCTATTTAAAAGATTTTTTTTTAAAAACTTAAAACAAGAAAATGTTTTAACCATAACAGAAAAAGAGTTCAAAAATATTGTAGCAAGCTCAAAAAATATTTTTGATAAGCAAGAACAACAAATGATAGAAAATGTTTTTGAGTTTGAAGAAAAACAAATAAAAGATATAATGATACCGTTAAGGAAGGTATTGATGTTTGAAGCAAACACAAGAATTGAGTCTTTTATAAAACACTTAAGTAACCTAAAATACAACAGGATACCCATATACAAGCAAAAACGAAATAATGTTGTGGGTGTTTTATATGTAAAAGATTTAATAAAGAAAAAATGGGCATTTGATATTGATAAAAATCAAACAATTCTATCAATAGCTCGAAAACCGATATTTATTAATTATAGTATAAAAATTGATAGGGCATTTAAATTTATGATAAAGCGAAAAAGTCATTTGCTTATCGTAGTAGACGATCACAGATCAAGCATCGGTGTTGTAAGCTTACAGGATATAATGGAAGAAATAGTAGGAGAGATTGAAAATGACACAAATTAA